Proteins encoded in a region of the Onychostoma macrolepis isolate SWU-2019 chromosome 20, ASM1243209v1, whole genome shotgun sequence genome:
- the tdrd6 gene encoding tudor domain-containing 6 isoform X2: MCSIPGLPSMGSNVPVLITRVNLNPACVLVEFWGNFDQDRKFAYQQLKKEIQYPKEGFCESDGNPGDLCLVRVYETWYRARIVSRDADEYSVFLIDEGRTLCATVNTLAWGKSDFFYLPPEVEFCVLANVLPLSPENKWSAMALEFMKTFCGRRVNATVQDVLVPHRTFLLDIPCLSRQMFEMGFAKKLYSDRFKEFVARSLQANCGTGEPQRISSIRTKPIEVIEQTEKQQAYMYPELQTDTVETVVVTEVTSPFRIFCQLKVFSQELKKLTEQITQHYEGRVGCNFARPENLGSPCASRGSDSKWYRSVLQQVMSANNVVEILQVDYGKKQFVQVENVRPLAPEFFRMPVVTYVCSLHGIADRGIGWTASQIDYLKSLLLNRTVIAKFQYQSLSEGVHYVTLYGEENTNINKLFELKQKCSLDSDMTLTDFAVQKSPSSQKSKILETTMAAHIDETYSDLKGNKPVFFTESLTLNTSHVAVVQHVESPGKFWIQNQQYANEFNQLMNGLGNLYSDPTSTDGLIRKPVVGLLCAAKAQDGVFYRAAIYKIVDNKAEVYFLDYGNTELVDCFNLRQLPLRFQQLPAVAVKCSLYGIKSRLKHWDERATLFFSKLVEDRVLNLHVKEKHQDTHMVQLVDPSLDGENDVSKLLCNADFADSEKSFVDNSATRSCGLKTTHTSGVFLTGARPQTPSSSSAITDSASAFKEYLFPIGSSLEVTVSYIESPNDFWCQKARNAACLEVLMQDIQRFYSHSEFQPPLEAACVARHPETGIWYRALVIQKHQTPHVNVLFIDYGQTKKVAVEDLRKITPTFLKMKGQAFRCSLYNLIHPVSHSALDWSPEATLQFQEFVDTAASMNVPLKCTIFAVMYDSQKVVFNVVDLETPFQSVCNLLVQRRLADRAPSKKAPLPPFRLDTYYYSTHGVKTGCEEEVSITCVKSVTQFFCHLDRSSEEIEKLSNKVNTLCRQLEVTKCPQTFGTVCFAKYTDGLWYRGQIKSTKPSAVVNFVDYGDTLEVDKSDLLPVPIEAGEIMSVPVQAIECGLSDMPEDVPCEVGNWFRNFADSHCFTALIVAKDPGGKLLVELYEGKTQVNALIRQKFRNEIHRNEPSTFKGYGSKNRSAQSGATHMKESSSGLKRDFVDQVPQSRESHAAQQGNVESKQSRSKWGFHTNGGLEPTRDFGTLHNSQKQLEPQRKSSDRADVRRPCTSDKTDGIKPKSQALLNESALPVKVIKPGLEAEVFISHCNSPCSFFVQVATDEDEIYSLVEKLNADQSRCANIDSSDIHEGDVVCAMFPEDNSWYRAAVRKNLGDTIDVEFVDFGNTATISASKICHLDQSFASFPRYSIHCSVHKLNVESGDQELAPNFKWVIEQNIEKVMCTFVKMSGTVWEVKLDVNGVVLGSTCRDDATPAAELTSPSVKQTSEIKVCTHYKNPDISTGQMITGYTSFIKGPQLFWCQYAATDKLQEISDVLQNAGNASEESLSEESLPVGRACIALFTEDNLWYRAKVTSRDLDTLSITFVDYGNEAKVNIGDVKTLPPELSDVPPQAFDCQLEGFDLSKGFWAEEADDVFFELVNDKLLNITVEKMGNSEMPHFIKLDCNGVVINDTMRNYWKSQSPETPSVELLSGAHVVSTDASVTAEGNIESVVIHDPDTDYADNETCTSLLEMQHSEQEQLDLLTSTKVGNEAQDEPLEMITEDVASPDAMSIGPSDVQEDLETICVTEGASAFTSPSDATNQHAFAKETDPTPFPVVLPQHSEGATASNSSENTDSFLMNDTDSQLCIIEGPESPSFEIIQSDLGYLRRATEKKPAGSECVIWSHVRRNWCRARILKSSEDSALVLLMEHDSEVVVDPLNIFEILPDKPLQVWTSCTEAVVPSDEVTKEKHAALKNNPSKVEDTEYETVVTSESEEPNGEGKQIDRMDPGDEHAAQPQVTGFVSCSAVEDSEVVDALWEGAQVHDFVQVLSPEQVESREPQEDLNTSAGEQRDPANMSTGVDLLMDFLDVTPHDKGVYETELETDDLLEEFNNVTEDLIVLTSDGTESDTESDGTLQGDPITPEIHADAEESSCLQECADASDCTSAEDSRVIHLTLKVEDASDDVIFVGVLQESQAEVYEPESGNEKRKID, from the exons ATGTGTTCTATTCCAGGACTCCCATCTATGGGTTCAAATGTACCGGTCCTCATTACCAGAGTAAACCTGAACCCGGCATGTGTTCTGGTAGAGTTTTGGGGGAATTTTGATCAAGACCGAAAATTTGCTTATCAGCAACTGAAAAAGGAGATTCAATACCCCAAAGAGGGTTTTTGTGAATCAGATGGAAACCCTGGCGACTTGTGCCTCGTACGAGTGTATGAAACATGGTACAGAGCCCGTATAGTGTCCAGAGATGCCGACGAGTACAGCGTGTTTTTAATCGATGAAGGCAGAACGCTGTGTGCCACTGTAAACACTTTAGCATGGGGCAAAAGTGACTTTTTCTATCTTCCCCCTGAAGTTGAATTCTGCGTTCTTGCCAATGTCCTGCCACTGTCTCCTGAAAACAAATGGTCAGCAATGGCCTTAGAGTTCATGAAGACTTTCTGTGGTCGAAGAGTCAATGCCACTGTTCAAGATGTTCTTGTGCCCCATCGAACATTCCTACTTGACATTCCTTGCCTGTCCAGACAGATGTTTGAAATGGGATTCGCCAAGAAGTTGTACAGTGATCGGTTCAAGGAGTTTGTTGCCAGATCTTTGCAGGCCAACTGTGGAACTGGAGAACCTCAGAGAATTTCTTCAATTAGGACCAAACCAATTGAGGTCATTGAGCAAACAGAGAAGCAGCAGGCCTACATGTACCCAGAGCTGCAAACAGATACTGTTGAGACTGTTGTGGTCACAGAAGTAACAAGTCCATTCCGAATATTCTGTCAGCTTAAGGTTTTCTCTCAGGAGCTGAAAAAGTTAACTGAACAGATAACTCAGCATTACGAGGGAAGAGTTGGATGTAATTTTGCAAGACCTGAGAATTTAGGCAGCCCGTGTGCATCAAGAGGAAGTGACAGCAAGTGGTATCGTTCTGTGCTGCAGCAGGTCATGTCTGCCAACAATGTGGTTGAAATTTTGCAGGTGGATTATGGGAAGAAACAGTTTGTTCAAGTTGAGAACGTCCGACCACTAGCCCCAGAATTCTTCAGGATGCCTGTCGTAACGTACGTATGCTCTCTCCATGGAATAGCCGACAGAGGTATTGGTTGGACCGCTTCACAGATTGATTACCTGAAATCTCTCCTGCTCAACCGCACCGTGATCGCCAAGTTTCAGTATCAAAGCCTTTCTGAAGGTGTCCACTATGTCACGCTTTACGGAGAGGAGAACACAAACATCAACAAACTGTTTGAACTGAAACAGAAATGTTCACTGGATTCTGATATGACCCTTACAGACTTTGCTGTTCAGAAGAGCCCATCGTCTCAAAAGAGCAAGATTTTGGAGACAACCATGGCTGCACACATTGATGAAACCTACTCTGACCTTAAAGGGAACAAACCGGTCTTTTTCACAGAAAGTCTCACACTTAACACATCACATGTGGCTGTTGTACAGCATGTTGAGAGCCCTGGAAAGTTTTGGATTCAAAATCAGCAATATGCCAATGAATTCAATCAGCTAATGAATGGCCTCGGAAATCTGTACAGTGATCCAACAAGCACTGACGGATTGATAAGAAAGCCTGTTGTTGGTCTTCTCTGTGCAGCTAAAGCCCAAGATGGTGTGTTCTATAGAGCAGCTATCTATAAGATAGTTGACAATAAAGCAGAAGTTTACTTCCTGGACTATGGCAACACAGAACTTGTTGATTGTTTCAATCTCCGACAGTTGCCTCTGAGATTTCAGCAGCTGCCTGCTGTGGCAGTAAAGTGCTCCCTCTATGGCATTAAATCCAGACTGAAACATTGGGATGAGAGGGCTACATTGTTCTTTTCGAAACTTGTTGAAGACCGAGTACTTAATTTGCATGTTAAAGAAAAGCATCAAGACACTCACATGGTTCAGTTAGTGGATCCGAGTTTAGATGGAGAAAATGATGTGAGCAAGTTGTTGTGCAATGCAGATTTTGCAGACAGTGAAAAGAGCTTTGTGGATAATTCTGCCACAAGATCCTGTGGtttaaaaaccacacacaccTCTGGTGTGTTCTTGACAGGAGCTCGGCCTCAAACGCCTTCCAGTTCTTCTGCCATAACAGACAGTGCATCTGCTTTCAAGGAATACTTGTTTCCCATTGGAAGCTCACTGGAGGTAACCGTATCCTACATTGAGAGTCCAAATGACTTCTGGTGTCAAAAAGCCAGAAATGCAGCATGTTTAGAAGTGCTAATGCAAGACATTCAGCGTTTCTATTCTCATAGTGAATTTCAGCCACCTTTAGAAGCCGCTTGTGTTGCCCGTCATCCTGAAACTGGGATATGGTACAGAGCCTTGGTCATTCAGAAGCACCAAACACCTCATGTTAATGTCTTGTTCATTGACTACGGACAGACAAAGAAGGTTGCTGTTGAAGATCTTCGAAAGATCACTCCAACATTCTTGAAGATGAAAGGACAAGCCTTTCGATGCAGTTTGTATAACCTGATCCACCCAGTATCTCACTCAGCTTTAGACTGGAGCCCTGAAGCCACATTGCAGTTTCAAGAGTTTGTTGACACGGCAGCGTCCATGAATGTGCCCCTAAAATGCACCATATTTGCTGTAATGTATGACTCCCAGAAAGTTGTGTTCAATGTGGTAGACTTGGAGACCCCATTCCAAAGCGTTTGCAATCTCCTTGTCCAAAGACGTCTAGCTGATCGTGCACCCTCTAAGAAAGCTCCTCTTCCACCCTTTCGCCTGGACACCTACTATTATTCCACACATGGAGTCAAGACTGGATGTGAAGAGGAAGTGAGTATCACCTGTGTGAAAAGTGTCACTCAGTTCTTTTGCCATCTTGACAGGAGTTCAGAGGAGATTGAGAAACTTTCAAACAAGGTCAACACCCTATGCCGTCAGCTAGAGGTAACCAAGTGTCCTCAGACTTTTGGAACCGTTTGCTTTGCAAAATACACAGATGGACTTTGGTACAGAGGCCAAATAAAGTCTACAAAACCATCAGCTGTGGTCAATTTTGTGGATTATGGCGACACATTGGAAGTTGACAAGTCAGACTTGCTTCCAGTTCCAATTGAAGCAGGAGAGATTATGTCCGTCCCAGTGCAGGCAATTGAATGTGGTCTCTCAGATATGCCTGAAGATGTGCCATGTGAAGTGGGAAATTGGTTTCGGAATTTTGCGGATAGTCATTGTTTTACTGCTTTGATCGTGGCAAAAGACCCAGGAGGAAAGCTTTTGGTGGAACTTTATGAGGGAAAAACTCAAGTGAATGCACTGATCAGACAGAAGTTTCGCAATGAAATCCATAGAAATGAACCAAGCACGTTCAAAGGATATGGTTCAAAGAACAGAAGTGCACAAAGTGGGGCAACCCATATGAAGGAAAGTTCCAGTGGTCTGAAGCGAGATTTCGTGGATCAAGTTCCACAGTCCCGTGAAAGTCATGCAGCACAACAAGGTAATGTTGAATCAAAACAGTCACGGAGCAAGTGGGGATTCCATACAAATGGTGGACTAGAACCAACAAGAGATTTTGGGACATTGCATAATTCCCAGAAACAGCTTGAACCACAAAGAAAGTCCAGTGATAGAGCTGATGTGCGTCGCCCTTGTACATCTGATAAAACCGATGGCATTAAGCCCAAGTCCCAGGCTCTTCTTAACGAATCGGCGCTCCCAGTAAAAGTAATAAAACCAGGTCTAGAAGCTGAGGTATTCATCTCTCATTGCAATAGCCCTTGTAGCTTCTTTGTTCAGGTTGCAACTGATGAGGATGAAATTTATTCGCTTGTGGAGAAACTGAATGCTGACCAGTCAAGGTGCGCCAACATTGATTCAAGTGATATTCATGAGGGAGATGTGGTTTGTGCAATGTTTCCTGAAGATAACTCCTGGTACCGTGCAGCAGTAAGAAAAAACCTTGGTGACACAATCGACGTTGAATTTGTTGACTTTGGAAACACGGCTACAATTTCTGCTTCAAAAATATGTCATCTTGATCAATCATTTGCTTCGTTTCCTAGGTACAGCATCCACTGCTCTGTACATAAACTGAATGTTGAGAGTGGAGACCAAGAACTTGCACCCAACTTCAAATGGGTAATAGAACAAAACATTGAAAAGGTCATGTGCACATTTGTAAAAATGTCAGGCACCGTTTGGGAAGTGAAACTTGATGTTAATGGTGTAGTGTTGGGATCCACCTGCAGGGATGATGCTACACCAGCAGCTGAGCTTACGAGCCCAAGTGTCAAGCAGACATCTGAAATCAAGGTCTGTACCCATTACAAGAACCCTGACATATCAACTGGTCAAATGATCACTGGATACACCTCATTCATCAAGGGTCCTCAGCTCTTCTGGTGCCAGTATGCGGCAACGGACAAACTTCAAGAGATTTCAGATGTGTTACAGAATGCTGGCAATGCATCAGAAGAATCTTTGAGTGAGGAATCTCTGCCAGTTGGACGTGCTTGCATTGCTCTTTTCACTGAAGATAATTTGTGGTATCGAGCTAAAGTTACATCTAGGGACCTTGACACACTGTCCATAACCTTTGTAGACTATGGAAATGAAGCAAAAGTCAATATCGGTGACGTTAAAACACTTCCACCCGAGCTATCAGATGTGCCCCCTCAGGCATTCGACTGCCAGCTTGAAGGTTTTGATCTTTCCAAGGGTTTCTGGGCAGAAGAGGCAGATGATGTGTTCTTTGAGCTAGTTAATGACAAGCTTTTAAATATCACCGTTGAGAAAATGGGAAACTCTGAAATGCCACACTTCATCAAGCTGGACTGCAATGGTGTTGTCATCAATGATACCATGAGAAACTATTGGAAAAGTCAAAGTCCTGAAACCCCATCTGTTGAACTCTTGAGTGGAGCACATGTGGTGTCCACCGATGCTTCTGTGACTGCTGAAGGTAATATTGAATCAGTAGTTATCCATGATCCAGACACTGACTATGCTGACAATGAAACCTGCACCTCACTTCTCGAAATGCAGCACTCTGAACAAGAGCAGCTTGATTTACTGACAAGTACAAAAGTTGGGAATGAAGCTCAGGATGAGCCACTCGAGATGATTACTGAAGATGTTGCCTCACCTGATGCAATGAGTATAGGGCCCTCTGATGTACAAGAGGACCTTGAAACCATATGTGTCACGGAAGGTGCTTCAGCTTTCACAAGTCCATCAGACGCCACAAACCAGCATGCTTTTGCTAAAGAGACAGACCCAACGCCTTTTCCTGTAGTTTTGCCACAGCACTCTGAGGGAGCTACAGCTAGTAATTCCTCAGAGAATACAGATAGCTTCTTGATGAATGACACCGATTCTCAATTATGCATTATTGAAGGACCAGAGTCACCATCATTTGAGATCATTCAATCAG ACTTGGGCTATTTAAGGCGAGCAACAGAGAAGAAGCCTGCTGGGTCAGAATGTGTGATATGGTCTCACGTAAGAAGAAATTGGTGTAGAGCACGAATTTTAAAAAGCTCTGAAGATTCTGCATTG GTGTTGCTTATGGAACATGATTCTGAGGTGGTAGTAGATCCTCTCAACATCTTTGAAATTCTGCCAGACAAGCCATTGCAGGTGTGGACTTCATGCACTGAAGCTGTAGTTCCAAGTG ATGAAGTAACCAAGGAGAAACACGCTGCATTGAAGAATAATCCTTCAAAG GTGGAAGATACAGAATATGAAACTGTTGTAACCTCAGAATCAGAAGAACCAAATG GTGAAGGGAAACAAATTGACCGAATGGATCCAGGTGATGAACATGCAGCCCAG CCTCAAGTCACAGGGTTTGTGTCCTGCTCCGCTGTTGAAGACTCTGAGG ttgtaGATGCGCTGTGGGAAGGTGCACAAGTGCACGATTTTGTTCAAGTACTGAGT CCTGAACAGGTGGAAAGCAGGGAGCCACAAGAGGATTTAAATACTTCAGCTGGAGAGCAAAGAG ATCCTGCCAACATGAGCACTGGAGTGGATTTACTGATGGATTTCCTCGATGTGACTCCCCATGATAAg GGGGTGTATGAGACTGAGCTTGAAACGGATGACTTGCTTGAGGAGTTTAATA atgTTACTGAAGATCTTATTGTTCTTACCAGTGATGGAACGGAGTCTGACACTGAATCTGATGGCACG CTTCAGGGAGATCCAATTACTCCAGAAATCCATGCTGATGCTGAAGAATCTTCGT GTTTACAAGAATGTGCAGATGCATCTGATTGCACCAGCGCCGAGGATTCACGTGTTATTCATCTGACCCTGAAGGTTGAGGACGCATCTGATGATGTCATTTTTGTTGGTGTTTTGCAAGAATCCCAGGCAGAAGTATATGAGCCAGAGAGTGGAAATGAAAAACGGAAGATTGACTAA